From one Paenibacillus terrae HPL-003 genomic stretch:
- a CDS encoding tetratricopeptide repeat protein translates to MQLSDSTYSEITALCKQGDALVKAGDLDAGKQNYIAALRLLPENHREWEAATWIYVAIGDVHFRMRNYDKAFKCFFNAVQCPKGLGNPYIHLRLGQLYYEQDSFEKAADELTRAYMGAGIEIFMEDDPKYLEFLETKIEI, encoded by the coding sequence TTGCAGCTTTCAGATTCCACTTATTCCGAAATTACCGCTCTATGTAAACAAGGCGATGCTTTGGTAAAGGCAGGCGATCTTGATGCGGGCAAGCAAAATTATATTGCCGCCCTCCGTTTATTGCCTGAAAATCATCGAGAATGGGAGGCTGCTACCTGGATATACGTGGCTATTGGGGATGTCCATTTTCGTATGAGGAATTACGATAAGGCCTTCAAGTGCTTTTTTAATGCCGTACAGTGCCCGAAGGGGTTAGGTAATCCGTATATTCATCTTCGGCTGGGGCAGTTATATTATGAACAGGACAGCTTTGAGAAGGCGGCTGACGAGTTAACCCGGGCTTACATGGGCGCCGGTATTGAAATTTTTATGGAAGATGACCCAAAGTATCTTGAGTTTTTGGAGACAAAGATAGAGATTTGA
- a CDS encoding class B sortase translates to MSKTKKILIAVSSLLLVFSLVNIARTFLGDYAEQQKIEELTKVWEKGSDKGGGDAFPSLLFNKADEPVILPEFRELYERNSDIVGWLKIDGTRIEYPVMQNPQDAGYYLNHDFDKKENKGGLPFLDEHSRINGSDILLIHGHHMKSGWMFKDLMKYKNESFYKEHAMFQFSTLYEKEEYEIVAVILSKVYRKSDDVFKYYQIENVSTPAEFDSYVQNIKKLALYDTGVTAQYGDKLVVLSTCEYSTEDGRLAVIARKLR, encoded by the coding sequence ATGAGCAAAACTAAAAAAATTCTTATCGCCGTTTCCTCCCTTCTGTTGGTATTTTCACTCGTTAATATTGCGAGAACCTTTCTGGGGGATTATGCCGAGCAGCAGAAAATCGAAGAGCTGACAAAAGTTTGGGAGAAAGGGTCGGACAAAGGCGGAGGGGATGCATTCCCCTCCCTTTTGTTCAATAAGGCGGATGAGCCGGTCATACTTCCCGAATTTCGAGAGCTTTACGAGAGGAACTCGGACATCGTCGGCTGGCTGAAGATTGACGGCACCCGAATTGAGTATCCGGTCATGCAGAATCCACAGGATGCGGGGTACTATCTCAATCATGATTTCGATAAAAAGGAAAACAAAGGCGGCCTCCCCTTTTTGGACGAGCATAGCCGGATCAACGGTTCGGACATTTTGCTGATTCATGGACACCACATGAAAAGCGGCTGGATGTTTAAAGATTTAATGAAGTACAAGAACGAAAGCTTTTATAAAGAGCATGCTATGTTCCAGTTCAGCACGCTTTACGAAAAGGAAGAGTATGAGATTGTTGCCGTTATTCTGTCAAAAGTTTATCGCAAATCGGACGACGTTTTTAAATACTACCAGATTGAGAATGTAAGTACGCCCGCCGAGTTCGATTCGTATGTTCAGAACATCAAAAAACTCGCTCTTTACGATACGGGCGTGACAGCCCAATATGGCGACAAGCTTGTTGTACTGTCTACGTGTGAATACTCAACCGAAGACGGCCGGTTAGCGGTGATCGCCCGAAAGCTTAGATGA